The region CTATAAATACCTTGTCCGTCTTCAGTATTATTTTCGATTTTTATGGTTAAATCTCCACCAACAGTTTCTACAAAAACTTTATCTAAAATACCAATATGAGGGTATTTTCCATAAAAATGCATATCTCTAGACACTTCTTGCCATTTGTATTCATGCTGATTAGGAAATACAAATTCGTGCTCACTTCTATTATCAACATACGTTAAAGTGCCATCGTTAATCAACCATTTAAACGTTTTAATATCGCTAGTACTTTCACTTAATTGAAAAACCATGTGTAAGTAATTGCCAATCATGGCAAACTTGCTGAAAATGGTATTTCTGTAATATTTATAAAGATTTGTGAAGTCTGTAATAAAGGCATCATTTTGTAAGAAATCTAATTTTTTGTTTACAAATTGAGTACCATCATAAGAATAAATACTAAAAACATCCTCTAATTTTACTTCAGTTCTTAATCCGAAATGGACATTATAACCAAAAATACTGACATCGCCAATGGTCACAATATCTCTGGCAATACAGTTATTTTCTGTATTGATTCTGTTATTCGCAATCAGTTTGGTTTCTACACTGCCAAATACTTTTGCGCGTTCTTGATTTAGTTGCCCAAGTCTATTTTGAAGTGCTTCTTTTTGTTTTTGAAGACGGCCTTGAATAATTTCATACGTGCCATCTTCTAGAATATTTTTTTGATTTTTTTCTTCTTTTTGCATTCGGATTTTAGATAGATTTTATTGCAGAAATTAATTACCTGTAGTTCTATCCTGCAAGGTTTCAAAAACCTTGTAGGTATTTATAATTCTAAATAATCTTTAATTTTACACCCTACAAGGTCAAAAAAAAAGACCTTGCAGGATACATGGTGGGATTTAAATTACCCCAATTTTTTATCAGACAATCCTAAGCCCTTTGCAAGATTCATTAAATTAGAAAACAAGTTACCTTCTTCTTTGTCAATTGCTTTTGATTTTAAATCCATTAATATACTCGCTACAGAAAGGTTCTTTAAATCTTCGGATGAAACATTGTATTTTGTTGCAAAATCTCTAACTTTTTCTAATAAATTTCCTTTTACATCATTACTACCCAAAATTGCGTCTTTAACATCTTGAATGTTTTCAGAATGTTTTGTCAATCTATCAAAACCTTTAGCTTTGGTAATTTGTCCAATAATTTGATCAAAGAACATCGTTTCTCCGCCAACAATATCAATTTTCGCAGCTTTTAAAGCTTCTCCAATTACACTTGCTTGTGCATCCGCAATTTCTTTCTGAATATTAATTTCTGCTAAATCAACTTGTAATTCTTTATCTAAACGCAATTTAAACTCCTCATGTTCTTTACCGACACCATCTAATTTTTTCATGGCATTTGCTTTCTCTGCTATTCCTGCTGCATCTGAGAATGCTTTTTCTTTAATTACGGCTGCTTCTGCCATACCTTGTTTCTGAATTGCCGTTGCTTTTGCTTCAATTCCCGCTGCTTCTGCTTTTGCTTTTTTCTCAATAATTAATGCCTCTACCAAACCTTCTCGCTCATGAGCATCTGCTTTTGCATGCATTACCTGTGCTTCAGACATTCCGATAGTAGCTTCTTCTTTTGCGGTTGCTTCTGCTAAAATTTTTCTTGCTTCCGCCTCTTTTTCGCTTGCTTGCTTCTTCGCCAAAGCTTCAATATTGATTTCTTCTGCTTGCTGAATTGCTGCTTGTTTTTGTGCTTCTGCAGCCTTAGTAGTTCTTATTAAATCTTCTTCTGCATTTGCCTCTGCAATGGTAATTTTTACTTGTTTATCTCTGTCTGCAGTTTTAAAAGCCTGAATGTCTTTCATATTTTCTTGCTCTTGTACCACTCCTTTTTCTAATACTACACGATCGCGAATTACATCTTGAATATTCTTTTTTTCAACCTCTAAAACTCTTTCTTTTTCAATTTGGGCCAACGTTACAATTCGTTCTCTTTCTGTAGCTTCTAACATTCTGTCTTTTTCAACTCTTTCCGTTTCTACGACATCTGTTCTCAATTTATTCTTGGCGGCAACAATTACTTGCCTTTGCATATTTTCTTCGGCAACTTGTAATTTTTCTTCGGTAGAAATTCTGGCAGTTTCAGATTTTAATCGTTCTTCTTCAGAAACTTTTAAAATACTTGCTTCTTCTCTCGATTTAATATTGGCAATTTCTCTTTTTTGTTGTTCTTCTTTTTCAGCCAACTGCTTGTCTAATTCTAAAATTGCTTCACGTGCCTCAACATCTTGTTTTCTGATGGTTTTTTGTTCATCACGCATAATTAAATTCGACTTTACATTTTGTGCTGCCGTTAATTCTGTGATTTTCTTAATTCCTTCTGAATCTAAAATATTATCTGTTTTTAAGAACGAAACTGGGGTTTGCTCTAGATAATCAATAGCACAATCTTCTAATGTATACCCATTTAAATCTGTACCGATAATATCTACAATTTCATCTCTAAATTCTCTTCGAGCTTCATACAATTCGATAAATTGAAATTTCTTTCCTACAGTTTTTAGCGCTTCAGAAAATTTTGCTTCAAATAAATCTTCTAAGGTTTCAATATCTGATGCCCTTGCACAGCCAATGGTTTGTGCCACTTTTTTAATATAATCGATTTCGTTATTTACACGCACAAAAAAGGCAACTTTAATGTCGGCACGCATGTTGTCTTTACAAATAAGACCCTCATTACCAAGTCTTTCAATTTGAATTTTCTTTACAGAAATATCCATAATTTCTACTCTATGAAAAACAGGAACTACATACAAACCTCTATCTGTGGCCACTTTTGTACCTTTAAACCCTGTCCGCACCAAAGCTTGTCCTTGCGGAATTTTTTTGTAGAACATTGCAATAATTGCAAAATAAACAATAACAAGGAATAAGATTAATCCTAAACCGATTCCAATAATTGGTAATAAGCCTTCTAGCATAATTTTTAGTTGTTTTTAGTTAGTTATATAAGATTGTGCGTAATAATAATTTTTATCTGTACTTTGTTTGATGATTAAAATAGGCTCTCTAAAATTAATTTGTTCGCCATTTAAAGATTTTACATAAATTGATAGCGGTGTATTTTCGACTACAACTTCTGCAGAACCCATTTTATTTTCTTTGATAGTTGATAAACAAACCCCTCTTCTTCCGATTACATCAATAGGGAGATCTCCATCTTTATTTAAATTTCTAAAGAAACCTTTGAAGGGTGTTGTAAAAATTTTAGTTAGTATCAATGCTGGAAAAAAACCGAATAGCATAATTATAAATCCAAAAGTATTTTCATAACTTAAAGTCGCGGTGGTAATCATGGTTGTTAAAATCCACCAAATAAAAATCCAACAGGTAAATGTGAACATAAAAGGCAATCCAACAAAGTTGAAATATACCAAAACCACCTGCCACCATTTTAACGGTTTTCTTCTATTCCTTACAATATCTTCTTTATTGACTTCCGTGCTAGAAATATCCTGAAAATCTACATTTCCACCTTCAATATTGGTATCAAAATCTGCATCGATATCTACATCAATATCCACGTCCACATCAAAATCGAGGTCAAAATCTACTCCAGAAACCATAGTTACCAACCAATACAAAACGAGGATCAGCATCAAAATGGTTAGTGTGATGTTCACCGGAGAAAGTACTATGTCTATTAAGTTGTTCAATATTATAAATTTTTATGGTTAGAAAAACATGACTATTCTTTTAATTTTGCCAAACCATTTTTCGGCGATTTCTACTTTAATGGTATTGGATTATTAATTTTATCATGACTATATTTATTGGCATTGATTACTTTCTCTACAAATAACTCAAGTGTAGCTTTTTATTGATTTGCTTACTATTTATTTTTGATTGTAAAACAGACAATTTTCAAAATGACCTTAAATTTATTGATTCTTAGAATCGAATTTTAACACTATTGCTTGCCCTGTGAATCGTTTAAATGAACTTTAGAAAATTCGAAAAAACAATATTAAATTCAAATTGCAACAAGTAATTTTTGATTTTCATGTGATAATTTTCCATTGTCAGCTTTTTTTGTTTCTTCATGTCAATTGTCATCATCACAAGCACTCAATATTACAAAAAGTTAAACAAAATTGCTACAAGTTTTGCCACAAAAGTAAAAACACACTGCACTAATAAAATCATATTTTTAAAGTTTAAGTTGGTTGATAAAATGCTAATTATATTAGTTTTTTATACTGTAAAATGTTCAAATAAAGTTACGAACATTCTCTTAAGTATCAAAATAGCTAATAATACTGGTGTAAATATACAATTAATTTTAAATATTGCAAATATAATTAGCACTATCGCATTGTTTTTGTTAAAAACTAAACAAAACAAGAATCATCAAGAACTCAAACCCAAAAGCATTTGAGGATATATTTGAGTCAAAAAAAGCCTTACCACAAACTCATTAAGACATAGCACACAAATATAACATAGAAATCACTCTTAAAAGTGCTCATTATTTTAGCAAAAAAATAAATGCCGTTTCATTGATGTAAGCCAAATGAATTATTGAATTTTAGAGAAAACCGAATTAATGACACAAAGGAGCATAAAGAACATTTTACAAAATCGCGTGATTGTAAGATTCTAAAAATGACCGCGAAACTAGACTGCATAATTTCATAAAGATTGTATCAATTTGCTGTTAATAAAATTGAAACTGCATTTCCACCAAATCCGACTGCATTTATGATCACGTTTTTAATTTTCTTTGGATGCGTTTGTTTGACTGCAAACGGAACTTCAATTACTTGTTGATGTTGCAACATGAACAAACCCAATTCTAAACTTAACATTCCAGAGGCACCAAATGTGTGTCCTAACTTCCATTTAGTTGTAGTTAAAAAAGGTTTTTTGTTATCAAAAACTTTTTTTATCGCATTCACTTCAGATTGATCTCCTTTGATAGTTCCTGGAGCATGCATGACAATGACATCAATTTCTTCTTTAGAAATTTGCCCTAAAGCCATTTTCATAGATTTCTGAAAACATTTTGCATCGGCAGATATAGACGTATTATGAACCAAAACTTCGGTTGCAAAACCGA is a window of Polaribacter litorisediminis DNA encoding:
- a CDS encoding SPFH domain-containing protein encodes the protein MLEGLLPIIGIGLGLILFLVIVYFAIIAMFYKKIPQGQALVRTGFKGTKVATDRGLYVVPVFHRVEIMDISVKKIQIERLGNEGLICKDNMRADIKVAFFVRVNNEIDYIKKVAQTIGCARASDIETLEDLFEAKFSEALKTVGKKFQFIELYEARREFRDEIVDIIGTDLNGYTLEDCAIDYLEQTPVSFLKTDNILDSEGIKKITELTAAQNVKSNLIMRDEQKTIRKQDVEAREAILELDKQLAEKEEQQKREIANIKSREEASILKVSEEERLKSETARISTEEKLQVAEENMQRQVIVAAKNKLRTDVVETERVEKDRMLEATERERIVTLAQIEKERVLEVEKKNIQDVIRDRVVLEKGVVQEQENMKDIQAFKTADRDKQVKITIAEANAEEDLIRTTKAAEAQKQAAIQQAEEINIEALAKKQASEKEAEARKILAEATAKEEATIGMSEAQVMHAKADAHEREGLVEALIIEKKAKAEAAGIEAKATAIQKQGMAEAAVIKEKAFSDAAGIAEKANAMKKLDGVGKEHEEFKLRLDKELQVDLAEINIQKEIADAQASVIGEALKAAKIDIVGGETMFFDQIIGQITKAKGFDRLTKHSENIQDVKDAILGSNDVKGNLLEKVRDFATKYNVSSEDLKNLSVASILMDLKSKAIDKEEGNLFSNLMNLAKGLGLSDKKLG